Proteins encoded in a region of the Streptomyces violaceoruber genome:
- a CDS encoding alpha/beta fold hydrolase, which produces MSESNAEAVAAAVASATEAATEAAAGGWRRATGIAGVAIGVVAAGAAAGVAIERLTVGRGMRQKARLALDSTGPYGGLRGTPGKAYAEDGTELYYEVDDLDPEAGADPAPRRRRLFGRKAPAPVTVVFSHGYCLNQDSWHFQRAALRGVVRSVYWDQRSHGRSGRGVAQTRDDRPVSIEELGRDLKAVIDAAAPEGPIVLVGHSMGGMTVMALADAFPDLVRERVVGVALVGTSSGRLGEVNFGLPVAGVNAVRRVLPGVLRALGQRAELVERGRRATADLFAGIIKRYSFASRDVDPAVARFAERMIESTPIDVVAEYYPAFNDHDKTEALAHFAGLPVLVLAGVRDLVTPSEHSEAIADLLPDAELVLVPDAGHLVMLEHPELVTDRLADLLARAGAVPAATTVDGYGSTSSTGPG; this is translated from the coding sequence GTGAGCGAGAGCAACGCGGAGGCCGTCGCGGCGGCCGTCGCCTCCGCCACGGAGGCCGCCACCGAGGCCGCCGCCGGCGGCTGGCGCCGGGCGACCGGCATCGCCGGGGTCGCGATAGGCGTGGTCGCGGCGGGCGCCGCGGCCGGCGTGGCGATAGAACGGCTCACCGTCGGCCGCGGGATGCGCCAGAAGGCCCGCCTCGCCCTCGACTCGACGGGCCCCTACGGCGGACTGCGCGGCACGCCCGGCAAGGCGTACGCCGAGGACGGCACCGAGCTGTACTACGAGGTCGACGACCTCGACCCGGAGGCCGGGGCCGACCCCGCCCCGCGCCGCAGGCGGCTGTTCGGCCGCAAGGCGCCCGCACCCGTCACCGTCGTCTTCAGCCACGGCTACTGCCTCAACCAGGACTCCTGGCACTTCCAGCGGGCGGCCCTCAGGGGCGTCGTCCGCTCCGTCTACTGGGACCAGCGCAGCCACGGCCGGTCCGGGCGGGGCGTGGCCCAGACGCGGGACGACCGGCCGGTCAGCATCGAGGAACTGGGCCGCGACCTCAAGGCCGTCATCGACGCGGCCGCGCCCGAGGGCCCGATCGTGCTGGTCGGCCACTCCATGGGCGGCATGACCGTGATGGCGCTGGCCGACGCCTTTCCGGACCTGGTCCGCGAGCGCGTCGTCGGCGTCGCTCTCGTCGGCACGTCGTCGGGGCGGCTCGGCGAGGTCAACTTCGGGCTGCCGGTGGCCGGGGTCAACGCGGTGCGGCGGGTGCTGCCGGGCGTGCTCAGGGCGCTGGGGCAGCGGGCCGAGCTGGTGGAGCGGGGGCGGCGGGCGACGGCGGACCTGTTCGCCGGGATCATCAAGCGGTACTCGTTCGCCTCCCGGGACGTCGACCCGGCCGTGGCCCGGTTCGCCGAGCGGATGATCGAGTCGACGCCGATCGACGTCGTCGCCGAGTACTACCCGGCCTTCAACGACCACGACAAGACCGAGGCCCTCGCCCACTTCGCGGGCCTTCCGGTCCTGGTCCTGGCCGGGGTGCGGGACCTGGTGACGCCGAGCGAGCACAGCGAGGCGATCGCCGACCTGCTGCCGGACGCCGAGCTGGTGCTGGTCCCCGACGCGGGGCACCTGGTGATGCTGGAGCACCCGGAGCTGGTCACCGACCGCCTCGCCGACCTGCTCGCCCGCGCGGGCGCCGTGCCGGCAGCGACTACCGTGGACGGTTATGGAAGCACCAGCAGCACAGGGCCCGGCTGA
- the alr gene encoding alanine racemase, which yields MSETTARRDADAVLRARAEIDLAALRANVRALRERAPGAALMAVVKADAYGHGAIPCARAAVAAGATWLGTATPQEALALRAAEPGLPDDVRIMCWLWTPGGPWREAVEARLDVSVSAMWAMEEVTGAARAAGVPARVQLKADTGLGRGGCQPGADWERLVGAALRAEEEGLLRVTGLWSHFACADEPGHPSIAAQLTRFREMTAYAEQRGLRPEVRHIANSPATLTLPDAHFDLVRPGIAMYGVSPSPEIGTPADFGLRPVMTLAASLALVKQVPGGHGVSYGHHYTTPGETTLGLVPLGYADGIPRHASSSGPVLVDGKWRTVAGRIAMDQFVVDLGGDRPEPGAEAVLFGPGDRGEPTAEDWAQAAGTIAYEIVTRIGSRVPRVYVNE from the coding sequence ATGAGCGAGACAACTGCTCGGCGGGACGCGGACGCGGTACTGCGCGCCCGGGCCGAGATCGACCTGGCCGCCCTGCGGGCCAACGTACGCGCACTGCGCGAACGGGCCCCCGGGGCGGCTCTCATGGCCGTCGTCAAGGCGGACGCCTACGGCCACGGCGCGATCCCCTGCGCCCGTGCGGCCGTCGCGGCCGGTGCGACCTGGCTCGGCACCGCCACCCCGCAGGAGGCCCTCGCCCTGCGCGCGGCGGAGCCAGGCCTGCCGGACGACGTACGGATCATGTGCTGGCTGTGGACGCCCGGCGGGCCCTGGCGGGAGGCGGTCGAGGCCCGTCTCGACGTGTCCGTCAGCGCGATGTGGGCCATGGAGGAGGTCACCGGGGCGGCCCGGGCGGCCGGGGTGCCCGCGCGCGTGCAGCTCAAGGCCGACACCGGGCTCGGGCGGGGCGGCTGCCAGCCCGGCGCGGACTGGGAGCGGCTGGTCGGGGCCGCGCTGCGGGCCGAGGAGGAGGGGCTGCTGAGGGTCACCGGGCTCTGGTCCCACTTCGCCTGCGCCGACGAGCCCGGCCACCCCTCCATCGCCGCCCAGCTCACCCGTTTCCGGGAGATGACGGCCTACGCCGAGCAGCGGGGCCTGCGTCCCGAGGTGCGGCACATCGCCAACTCGCCGGCCACCCTCACCCTCCCCGACGCCCACTTCGACCTCGTCCGGCCCGGCATCGCGATGTACGGCGTCTCACCGAGCCCCGAGATCGGCACCCCGGCCGACTTCGGGCTGCGCCCCGTGATGACGCTGGCCGCCTCGCTGGCCCTGGTCAAGCAGGTCCCCGGCGGCCACGGCGTCAGCTACGGGCACCACTACACCACCCCCGGCGAGACCACCCTCGGCCTCGTCCCGCTCGGCTACGCGGACGGCATCCCCCGGCACGCCTCCTCCAGCGGCCCCGTGCTGGTCGACGGCAAGTGGCGCACGGTCGCGGGGCGGATCGCGATGGACCAGTTCGTCGTCGACCTGGGCGGGGACCGGCCCGAGCCGGGCGCCGAGGCGGTGCTGTTCGGACCGGGCGACCGCGGCGAGCCCACCGCCGAGGACTGGGCCCAGGCGGCGGGCACCATCGCGTACGAGATCGTCACCCGGATCGGAAGCCGGGTCCCGCGCGTCTACGTCAACGAATGA
- a CDS encoding ASCH domain-containing protein — MALEPDPPPPSPPPPSPHPSSPPSSSPPSSSPSPPVPAPPVPGLGSLPRAEFGFPGPLRDRLVAAVLDGSKTSTTGLVADYEHEGEPLPEAGRREVVVDSRERPVAVIEVTEVRVVPLAEVDLAHAVDEGEGDTSVAGWRAGHERFWHGAEMRAALGDPGFTVDDATPVVLERFRVVTLLPAPGG, encoded by the coding sequence ATGGCCCTCGAACCGGACCCGCCCCCTCCCTCCCCGCCCCCTCCCTCCCCGCACCCTTCCTCCCCGCCCTCTTCCTCCCCGCCCTCTTCCTCCCCGTCCCCGCCCGTCCCCGCCCCGCCCGTCCCCGGCCTCGGCTCGCTCCCCAGGGCCGAGTTCGGCTTCCCCGGGCCCCTGCGCGACCGGCTCGTCGCGGCGGTCCTGGACGGCTCGAAGACCTCCACGACCGGGCTCGTCGCCGACTACGAGCACGAGGGCGAACCGCTGCCGGAGGCCGGACGCCGCGAGGTGGTCGTCGACTCGCGCGAACGCCCCGTCGCCGTCATCGAGGTGACGGAGGTGCGCGTAGTCCCGCTGGCCGAGGTGGACCTCGCCCACGCGGTCGACGAGGGCGAGGGGGACACGAGCGTGGCCGGGTGGCGGGCGGGCCACGAACGGTTCTGGCACGGCGCGGAGATGCGCGCGGCGCTCGGCGACCCGGGCTTCACGGTGGACGACGCGACACCGGTGGTCCTGGAACGCTTCCGGGTCGTCACCCTGCTGCCCGCGCCCGGCGGCTGA
- a CDS encoding NAD(P)H-hydrate dehydratase: MRTAYSVETVRNAERELMARLPEGALMQRAAAGLAAACAQVLARVAGRVYGSRVVLLVGSGDNGGDALYAGARLARRGAGVTAVLLAPDRAHGGGLTALRRAGGRVAEGGAAGSAEELIARADLVLDGIVGIGGSGGLRKEAVPLADAAARSRAAVVAVDLPSGVEADTGRVRGDVVRADLTVTFGTHKPGLLIDPAREYAGSVRLVDIGLPLPGEAAELEALQHPDVARLLPVPAGESDKYRRGVVGIAAGSARYPGAAVLAVAGALRGGAGAVRYVGPAGDAVIARFPETLVSDQGPKRAGRVQAWVVGPGAGDDAATVAQVLAAEVPVLIDADGLRLADADAVRARTAPTLMTPHAGEAAALLGVGREEVEAARLDSVRELAARYGATVLLKGSTTLVARAKGGPVRVNATGTSWLATAGSGDVLSGLAGSLLAAGLSAVDAGSVGAYLHGLAGRFAAEGAPAGAHDVAAAIPRAWRDVRGD, encoded by the coding sequence ATGCGGACTGCGTACAGCGTGGAAACGGTCAGGAACGCCGAGCGGGAACTGATGGCACGGCTGCCGGAGGGGGCGCTGATGCAACGGGCCGCGGCCGGGCTGGCCGCCGCCTGCGCCCAGGTGCTGGCCCGGGTGGCCGGGCGGGTCTACGGCAGCCGGGTGGTGCTGCTGGTCGGCAGCGGCGACAACGGCGGCGACGCCCTGTACGCGGGCGCGCGGCTGGCCCGGCGGGGCGCGGGCGTGACGGCGGTGCTGCTCGCGCCGGACCGGGCGCACGGCGGCGGTCTGACGGCGCTGCGGCGCGCGGGCGGACGGGTCGCGGAGGGCGGGGCCGCCGGTTCCGCCGAGGAGTTGATCGCGCGGGCCGATCTGGTCCTCGACGGCATCGTCGGGATCGGCGGCAGCGGCGGGCTGCGCAAGGAGGCCGTTCCGCTGGCGGACGCGGCCGCGCGGTCCCGGGCCGCCGTCGTCGCCGTCGACCTGCCGAGCGGGGTCGAGGCGGACACGGGCCGGGTGCGGGGGGACGTGGTCAGGGCCGACCTGACGGTGACGTTCGGGACGCACAAGCCGGGGCTGCTGATCGATCCGGCGCGGGAGTACGCGGGGTCGGTGCGGCTGGTGGACATCGGTCTGCCGCTGCCCGGCGAGGCGGCCGAGCTGGAGGCGTTGCAGCACCCGGACGTGGCCCGCCTGCTGCCGGTCCCGGCGGGCGAGAGCGACAAGTACCGGCGCGGAGTGGTGGGCATCGCCGCCGGGTCGGCCCGCTACCCCGGCGCGGCCGTACTCGCCGTCGCGGGCGCGCTGCGGGGCGGGGCCGGGGCGGTGCGGTACGTCGGTCCGGCGGGGGACGCGGTGATCGCCCGCTTCCCGGAGACGCTCGTGTCCGACCAGGGGCCGAAGCGGGCCGGGCGGGTGCAGGCGTGGGTGGTCGGACCGGGTGCCGGTGACGACGCGGCGACGGTGGCTCAGGTGCTGGCCGCGGAGGTACCGGTGCTGATCGACGCGGACGGCCTGCGGCTGGCCGACGCGGACGCGGTACGGGCGCGCACGGCACCGACGCTGATGACCCCGCACGCCGGGGAGGCGGCGGCGCTGCTCGGGGTGGGCCGGGAGGAGGTCGAGGCGGCCCGGCTGGACTCGGTGCGCGAACTGGCGGCGCGGTACGGGGCGACGGTGCTGCTGAAGGGCTCGACGACGCTGGTGGCCCGTGCCAAGGGCGGTCCCGTCCGGGTCAACGCGACGGGGACGTCGTGGCTCGCCACGGCCGGGAGCGGGGACGTGCTGTCCGGCCTGGCGGGGTCGTTGCTGGCGGCGGGCCTGTCGGCGGTGGACGCGGGGAGCGTCGGCGCGTACCTGCACGGTCTGGCGGGCCGCTTCGCGGCGGAGGGGGCCCCGGCGGGGGCGCACGACGTGGCGGCGGCGATTCCGCGGGCCTGGCGGGACGTGCGCGGGGACTGA
- the tsaE gene encoding tRNA (adenosine(37)-N6)-threonylcarbamoyltransferase complex ATPase subunit type 1 TsaE: protein MEAPAAQGPAESSGRPGASGPAADVEITVTSPEQMRELGRRLAKLLRAGDLVMLSGELGAGKTTLTRGLGEGLGVRGAVTSPTFVIARVHPSLGDGPPLVHVDAYRLSGGLDEMEDLDLDVSLSDSVIVVEWGEGKVEELTEDRLRLRIDRAVGDTADEVRHVTVTGLGERWATADVSVLAG from the coding sequence ATGGAAGCACCAGCAGCACAGGGCCCGGCTGAGTCGTCCGGACGCCCCGGAGCCTCAGGGCCCGCCGCCGACGTCGAGATCACCGTCACCTCGCCCGAGCAGATGCGGGAACTGGGCCGCAGGCTCGCCAAGCTGCTGCGCGCCGGTGACCTGGTGATGCTCAGCGGGGAGCTGGGCGCGGGCAAGACGACGCTGACCCGCGGTCTCGGCGAGGGGCTCGGCGTGCGGGGCGCCGTGACCTCCCCGACCTTCGTGATCGCCCGCGTGCACCCCTCGCTCGGTGACGGACCGCCGCTCGTCCACGTGGACGCCTACCGGCTCTCCGGCGGCCTCGACGAGATGGAGGACCTCGACCTCGACGTGTCCCTGTCCGACTCGGTGATCGTGGTCGAGTGGGGCGAGGGCAAGGTCGAGGAGCTGACCGAGGACCGGCTGCGGCTCCGGATCGACCGGGCCGTCGGCGACACCGCGGACGAGGTGCGGCACGTGACGGTGACCGGCCTGGGCGAGCGGTGGGCCACGGCCGACGTGAGCGTCCTCGCCGGCTGA
- the glmS gene encoding glutamine--fructose-6-phosphate transaminase (isomerizing), translated as MCGIVGYVGPQSALDVVMAGLKRLEYRGYDSAGVAVLADGGLATAKRAGKLVNLDKELSEHPLPAAATGIGHTRWATHGGPTDANAHPHLDNAGRVAVVHNGIIENFAPLRAELAERGHELPSETDTEVVAHLLAEEYSACADLAEAMRLVCGRLEGAFTLVAVHADAPDVVVGARRNSPLVVGVGEGEYFLASDVAAFIAHTRDAVELGQDQVVELRRDGVRVTGFDGSPADVRSYHVDWDASAAEKCGYASFMLKEIAEQPKAVADTLLGRIDGSGTLSLDEVRIPPGVLREVDKVVVVACGTAFHAGLIAKYAIEHWTRIPCEVELASEFRYRDPILDQQTLVVAISQSGETMDTLMALRHAREQGARVLAICNTNGSTIPRESDAVLYTHAGPEVAVASTKAFLTQLVACYLVALYLGQVRGTKYGDEIGDVVRDLSGISGAVERVLGTMDPVRELARSLAHKNTVLFLGRHVGHPVALEGALKLKELAYMHAEGFAAGELKHGPIALIEEDLPVVVVVPSPRGRSVLHDKIVSNIQEIRARGARTIVIAEEGDEAVVPYADHLVRIPVTPTLLQPLVATVPLQVFACELATARGNEVDQPRNLAKSVTVE; from the coding sequence ATGTGCGGAATCGTGGGATACGTAGGGCCTCAGTCGGCACTCGATGTCGTGATGGCCGGACTGAAGCGGCTCGAATACCGGGGATACGACTCGGCGGGCGTCGCCGTGCTCGCGGACGGCGGCCTCGCCACCGCCAAGCGGGCCGGCAAGCTCGTCAACCTCGACAAGGAACTGTCCGAACACCCGCTGCCGGCCGCCGCCACCGGCATCGGCCACACCCGCTGGGCCACCCACGGCGGCCCCACCGACGCCAACGCCCACCCGCACCTCGACAACGCGGGCCGGGTGGCCGTCGTCCACAACGGCATCATCGAGAACTTCGCGCCGCTGCGGGCCGAGCTGGCGGAGCGCGGCCACGAACTGCCCTCCGAGACCGACACCGAGGTCGTCGCCCACCTGCTCGCCGAGGAGTACTCGGCCTGCGCCGACCTCGCCGAGGCGATGCGGCTGGTGTGCGGCCGCCTGGAGGGCGCGTTCACCCTGGTCGCGGTGCACGCGGACGCGCCGGACGTGGTGGTGGGCGCGCGCCGCAACTCGCCGCTCGTGGTGGGGGTGGGGGAGGGCGAGTACTTCCTCGCCTCGGACGTCGCGGCCTTCATCGCCCACACCCGGGACGCCGTCGAGCTGGGCCAGGACCAGGTCGTCGAACTGCGCCGGGACGGCGTGCGGGTCACCGGCTTCGACGGCTCCCCGGCTGACGTCCGCTCCTACCACGTCGACTGGGACGCCTCGGCCGCCGAGAAGTGCGGCTACGCCTCCTTCATGCTCAAGGAGATCGCCGAGCAGCCGAAGGCCGTCGCCGACACCCTCCTCGGCCGCATCGACGGCTCCGGCACGCTGAGCCTGGACGAGGTGCGCATCCCGCCGGGGGTGCTCCGGGAGGTCGACAAGGTCGTCGTCGTCGCCTGCGGTACGGCCTTCCACGCCGGGCTGATCGCCAAGTACGCCATCGAGCACTGGACGCGGATCCCCTGCGAGGTGGAGCTGGCCAGCGAGTTCCGCTACCGCGACCCGATCCTCGACCAGCAGACCCTGGTCGTCGCGATCTCCCAGTCCGGCGAGACCATGGACACCCTCATGGCCCTGCGCCACGCCCGTGAGCAGGGCGCCAGGGTCCTCGCGATCTGCAACACCAACGGCTCGACCATCCCCCGCGAGTCCGACGCCGTGCTCTACACCCACGCGGGCCCCGAGGTCGCCGTCGCCTCCACCAAGGCCTTCCTCACCCAGCTCGTGGCCTGCTACCTGGTCGCCCTCTACCTGGGCCAGGTGCGCGGCACGAAGTACGGCGACGAGATCGGCGACGTCGTCCGCGACCTGTCCGGCATCTCCGGCGCGGTCGAACGGGTCCTGGGGACCATGGACCCGGTGCGCGAACTGGCCCGCTCCCTCGCCCACAAGAACACGGTGCTCTTCCTCGGCCGGCACGTCGGCCACCCCGTCGCCCTCGAAGGCGCCCTCAAGCTCAAGGAGCTGGCGTACATGCACGCCGAGGGCTTCGCGGCGGGCGAGCTGAAGCACGGGCCGATCGCGCTGATCGAGGAGGACCTGCCGGTCGTGGTGGTGGTGCCGTCCCCGCGCGGGCGCTCGGTCCTGCACGACAAGATCGTGTCCAACATCCAGGAGATCCGCGCCCGCGGCGCCCGCACCATCGTCATCGCCGAGGAGGGCGACGAGGCGGTCGTCCCCTACGCCGACCACCTCGTCCGGATCCCGGTCACCCCGACGCTGCTGCAACCCCTGGTGGCCACGGTGCCGTTGCAGGTCTTCGCCTGCGAACTGGCCACGGCCCGCGGCAACGAGGTCGACCAGCCGCGGAACCTGGCGAAGTCGGTGACGGTGGAGTAG
- a CDS encoding holo-ACP synthase, with the protein MSIIGVGIDVAEVERFGAALERTPALAGRLFLESELLLPGGERRGVASLAARFAAKEALAKALGAPAGLLWTDAEVWVEAGGRPRLRVTGTVAARAAELGVASWHVSLSHDAGIASAVVIAEG; encoded by the coding sequence ATGAGCATCATCGGGGTCGGGATCGACGTGGCCGAGGTCGAGCGGTTCGGAGCAGCGCTGGAGCGCACACCGGCCCTGGCGGGGCGGCTGTTCCTGGAGAGCGAGTTGCTGCTGCCCGGCGGGGAGCGCCGGGGCGTGGCCTCGCTCGCCGCCCGGTTCGCGGCGAAGGAGGCGCTGGCCAAGGCGCTGGGCGCACCGGCGGGGCTGTTGTGGACGGACGCCGAGGTGTGGGTCGAGGCCGGCGGGCGGCCGCGGCTGCGGGTCACGGGGACGGTGGCGGCGCGGGCGGCGGAGCTGGGCGTGGCGTCGTGGCACGTGTCGCTGAGCCACGACGCGGGGATCGCGTCGGCGGTGGTGATCGCGGAGGGATAG
- a CDS encoding DUF389 domain-containing protein, translating to MLHLRLITPADRTDEVVRLIDRTVGTTHLVVLPGAAREPEGDVVMCDVAREAGDELINGLRGLGIDRCGAITAENIDLSLSERADQAERDAPGEPADAVLWEQLEEATHEESTLSITYVAFITLATMIAACGVVLDNAVLIVGAMAVGPEFGPLAGICTAIVQRAPRLALRSATALLVGFAVAMAVTVGFSWIMTEFGQFSEGKLEGERPNTGFVYAPDAFSFVVAVLAGIAGTLSLTSAKSGALVGVAISVTTVPAAANAAVALSFGDTNQTVGSTEQLLLNLAGIVVAGTLTLLAQKALWATQRSRLTKPENS from the coding sequence ATGCTGCATCTGCGCCTGATCACCCCGGCCGACCGCACCGACGAGGTGGTCCGCCTGATCGACCGTACGGTCGGCACCACCCATCTCGTCGTCCTGCCGGGCGCCGCCCGGGAACCCGAGGGCGACGTCGTCATGTGCGACGTGGCCCGCGAGGCCGGTGACGAACTCATCAACGGCCTGCGGGGGTTGGGCATCGACAGGTGCGGCGCCATCACCGCCGAGAACATCGACCTGTCGCTGTCCGAGCGCGCCGACCAGGCGGAGCGGGACGCCCCCGGCGAGCCCGCGGACGCCGTGCTGTGGGAGCAGTTGGAGGAGGCGACGCACGAGGAGTCGACGCTCTCCATCACCTACGTCGCCTTCATCACGCTCGCCACGATGATCGCGGCCTGCGGTGTCGTCCTCGACAACGCGGTCCTGATCGTGGGCGCGATGGCGGTCGGCCCGGAGTTCGGCCCGCTGGCCGGGATCTGCACGGCGATCGTCCAGCGGGCCCCGCGGCTCGCCCTGCGCTCGGCGACCGCCCTGCTGGTGGGCTTCGCCGTGGCGATGGCGGTGACGGTGGGCTTCAGCTGGATCATGACCGAGTTCGGCCAGTTCAGCGAGGGCAAGCTGGAGGGCGAGCGCCCCAACACCGGCTTCGTCTACGCCCCCGACGCCTTCTCCTTCGTGGTGGCGGTCCTGGCCGGCATCGCGGGCACGCTGTCCCTCACCTCGGCGAAGTCCGGCGCCCTGGTGGGCGTCGCCATCTCCGTCACCACGGTCCCGGCGGCCGCGAACGCCGCCGTCGCCCTGAGCTTCGGCGACACCAACCAGACGGTGGGCTCCACCGAACAACTCCTGCTCAACCTGGCAGGCATCGTGGTCGCCGGGACCCTGACCCTGCTGGCGCAGAAGGCGTTGTGGGCGACCCAGCGCTCACGGCTGACGAAGCCGGAGAACTCCTGA
- a CDS encoding helix-turn-helix domain-containing protein, with protein MSGGDDETAQVMTSLGARLRAIRQARGLTLAQLAAATGISVSTLSRLESGQREPGLRHLLPLARAHRLPLDELVGSRTGDPRVHPRPFTRHGQTWVPLTRNPNDGLHAYKQILPAPATPRTEWTPRPEQGSHEGHEWLYVLSGRLLLALGEHDLVLTAGETAEFDTRVPHGIANAGDQPVEWIALYGAQGERMHIRVRPTAG; from the coding sequence ATGAGCGGCGGCGACGACGAGACGGCACAGGTGATGACCTCGCTCGGGGCCCGCCTGCGCGCCATCCGGCAGGCCCGCGGGCTCACGCTGGCCCAGCTCGCCGCGGCCACCGGCATCTCCGTGAGCACCCTGTCCCGGCTGGAGTCGGGACAGCGCGAGCCGGGGCTGCGGCACCTGCTGCCGCTGGCCCGCGCGCACCGGCTGCCCCTGGACGAACTCGTCGGCTCGCGCACCGGCGACCCCCGCGTCCATCCCCGCCCCTTCACCCGGCACGGACAGACCTGGGTCCCGCTCACCCGGAACCCCAACGACGGCCTGCACGCCTACAAGCAGATCCTCCCCGCCCCGGCCACCCCGCGCACCGAGTGGACACCGCGCCCGGAACAGGGGTCGCACGAGGGCCACGAGTGGCTCTACGTGCTCTCCGGCCGTCTGCTCCTCGCCCTCGGCGAGCACGATCTGGTCCTGACGGCCGGGGAGACGGCGGAGTTCGACACCCGCGTCCCGCACGGCATCGCGAACGCCGGGGACCAGCCCGTCGAGTGGATCGCCCTGTACGGCGCGCAGGGCGAACGCATGCACATCCGGGTCCGGCCGACCGCCGGCTGA
- the coaA gene encoding type I pantothenate kinase, translating into MISPVPSIPRSAHRQRPEATPYVDLTRPEWSALRDKTPLPLTAEEVEKLRGLGDVIDLDEVRDIYLPLSRLLNLYVGATDGLRGALNTFLGEQGSQSGTPFVIGVAGSVAVGKSTVARLLQALLSRWPEHPRVELVTTDGFLLPTRELEARGLMSRKGFPESYDRRALTRFVADIKAGKAEVTAPVYSHLIYDIVPDQRLVVRRPDILIVEGLNVLQPALPGKDGRTRVGLADYFDFSVYVDARTEDIERWYLNRFRKLRATAFQNPSSYFRKYTQVSEEEALDYARTTWRTINKPNLVENVAPTRGRATLVLRKGPDHKVQRLSLRKL; encoded by the coding sequence GTGATCTCTCCGGTCCCCTCGATTCCCCGGAGCGCCCACCGGCAGCGGCCGGAGGCGACTCCCTACGTCGACCTCACCCGTCCCGAGTGGAGCGCGCTGCGCGACAAGACGCCGCTGCCGCTGACCGCCGAGGAGGTCGAGAAGCTGCGCGGCCTCGGCGACGTCATCGACCTCGACGAGGTGCGGGACATCTACCTCCCGCTCTCCCGGCTCCTCAACCTCTACGTCGGCGCCACCGACGGCCTGCGCGGCGCACTGAACACCTTCCTCGGCGAACAGGGCTCCCAGTCCGGCACCCCCTTCGTCATAGGGGTCGCCGGCTCGGTCGCGGTCGGCAAGTCCACCGTCGCCCGCCTGCTCCAGGCGCTGCTGTCCCGCTGGCCCGAGCACCCGCGCGTGGAGCTGGTCACCACCGACGGCTTCCTGCTGCCGACACGGGAGCTGGAGGCGCGCGGCCTGATGTCGCGGAAAGGTTTCCCCGAGTCGTACGACCGCCGGGCGCTCACCCGGTTCGTCGCCGACATCAAGGCGGGCAAGGCGGAGGTGACCGCCCCCGTCTACTCCCACCTCATCTACGACATCGTCCCGGACCAGCGGCTCGTCGTCCGCCGCCCCGACATCCTGATCGTCGAGGGCCTCAACGTGCTCCAGCCCGCGCTCCCCGGCAAGGACGGCCGCACCAGGGTCGGACTCGCCGACTACTTCGACTTCAGCGTGTACGTCGACGCGCGCACCGAGGACATCGAGCGCTGGTACCTCAACCGCTTCCGCAAGCTGCGCGCGACCGCCTTCCAGAACCCCTCCTCGTACTTCCGCAAGTACACGCAGGTGTCCGAGGAGGAGGCCCTCGACTACGCCCGCACCACCTGGCGCACCATCAACAAGCCCAACCTGGTGGAGAACGTGGCCCCCACCCGGGGCCGGGCCACCCTGGTGCTGCGCAAGGGCCCCGACCACAAGGTCCAGCGCCTGAGCCTGCGCAAGCTCTGA
- the tsaB gene encoding tRNA (adenosine(37)-N6)-threonylcarbamoyltransferase complex dimerization subunit type 1 TsaB has protein sequence MLLLALDTATPAVTVALHDGTDVIASSSQVDARRHGELLLPAVDRVLAEAGLRLDAVTAVVAGIGPGPYTGLRVGLMTADAFGLALGVPVHGVCTLDGLAFAADLEGPFVVATDARRKEVYWARYADSRTRLTGPAVDRPADIAGQVAGLPAVGAGALLYPDTFPRAHEPEHVSAAALARLAAEKLAAGEELPAPRPLYLRRPDAQVPKNYKVVTPK, from the coding sequence GTGCTCTTGCTCGCTCTGGATACCGCCACGCCCGCCGTGACCGTCGCGCTGCACGACGGTACGGACGTCATCGCCTCGTCGAGCCAGGTCGACGCGCGCCGGCACGGTGAGCTGCTGCTGCCCGCCGTGGACCGGGTGCTCGCGGAGGCCGGGCTGCGGCTCGACGCCGTCACCGCCGTCGTCGCCGGCATCGGCCCCGGCCCGTACACCGGGCTGCGGGTCGGCCTGATGACCGCGGACGCCTTCGGGCTCGCGCTCGGCGTGCCCGTGCACGGCGTGTGCACACTGGACGGTCTCGCGTTCGCCGCCGACCTGGAGGGCCCCTTCGTGGTGGCGACCGACGCCCGCCGCAAGGAGGTCTACTGGGCGCGGTACGCCGACTCCCGCACCCGGCTCACCGGCCCGGCCGTGGACCGGCCCGCCGACATCGCCGGGCAGGTGGCCGGGCTCCCGGCCGTCGGCGCGGGCGCGCTGCTCTACCCGGACACCTTCCCCCGGGCCCACGAGCCGGAGCACGTGTCCGCCGCCGCGCTGGCCCGGCTGGCCGCCGAGAAGCTGGCGGCGGGGGAGGAGCTGCCCGCGCCCCGGCCGCTGTACCTGCGCCGGCCCGACGCCCAGGTCCCCAAGAACTACAAGGTGGTCACCCCGAAGTGA